The proteins below are encoded in one region of Paenibacillus sp. YYML68:
- a CDS encoding rod shape-determining protein, whose protein sequence is MFGFGGFTKDLGIDLGTANTLVYVKGKGIVVREPSVVAIRTDTKTIEAVGNDAKKMIGRTPGNIRAIRPMKDGVIADFETTSTMIKYFIRQAQKPRLLFQRHPSVMVCVPSGITAVEKRAVEDATRQAGAREAYTIEEPFAAAIGADLPVWEPTGSMVVDIGGGTTEVAVISLGGIVTSRSIRVAGDEMDEAIIQYIKRTYNLMIGERTSEQIKMEIGSALHMDEVVRFEIRGRDLVSGLPKTMSVTSEEITDALSDTVNSIVDAVKVTLEKCPPELSADIMDRGIVLTGGGGLLRNLDKLLSRETGMPVLVAENPLDCVAIGTGRALENIHLFRTRSGPTSKASRR, encoded by the coding sequence ATGTTCGGATTCGGAGGATTTACGAAAGATTTAGGCATTGACTTAGGAACGGCGAATACGCTTGTATATGTGAAGGGAAAAGGGATTGTCGTGCGCGAGCCCTCGGTTGTCGCCATTCGGACCGATACGAAAACGATTGAGGCGGTTGGGAATGACGCGAAAAAGATGATCGGCCGGACGCCCGGCAACATCCGTGCTATTCGTCCGATGAAGGATGGCGTAATCGCCGACTTCGAGACGACCTCGACGATGATTAAATATTTTATACGCCAAGCCCAGAAGCCGCGCCTGTTGTTCCAGCGCCATCCGAGCGTCATGGTCTGCGTGCCGTCGGGCATTACGGCGGTGGAGAAGCGGGCAGTCGAGGATGCAACCCGTCAAGCTGGTGCGCGTGAGGCTTATACGATCGAGGAGCCGTTCGCGGCAGCGATCGGCGCGGACTTGCCCGTATGGGAGCCAACGGGAAGCATGGTCGTCGATATCGGCGGCGGTACGACCGAGGTTGCGGTCATCTCGCTGGGCGGAATCGTTACGAGCCGATCGATCCGTGTGGCCGGCGATGAAATGGATGAAGCGATCATTCAATACATTAAGCGCACCTACAACTTGATGATCGGGGAGCGTACGAGCGAGCAGATCAAGATGGAGATCGGCTCGGCGCTGCATATGGACGAGGTTGTACGATTCGAGATTCGCGGCCGCGACCTCGTGTCTGGGCTGCCGAAGACGATGAGCGTCACGTCGGAGGAGATTACAGATGCGCTGAGCGATACGGTTAACAGCATCGTGGACGCGGTGAAGGTGACGCTGGAGAAGTGTCCGCCTGAGCTGTCGGCCGACATTATGGACCGCGGTATCGTGCTGACCGGAGGCGGGGGACTGCTGCGCAATCTGGATAAGCTACTGTCCCGCGAGACAGGAATGCCGGTGCTCGTTGCAGAGAATCCGCTGGATTGCGTAGCAATCGGAACGGGACGGGCGCTGGAGAACATTCACCTGTTCCGCACGCGGTCCGGCCCAACGAGCAAGGCGTCGAGACGTTAA
- the radC gene encoding DNA repair protein RadC, with protein sequence MESLNVSLRDVPSEDRPRERMLQHGAEALSNAELLAILLRTGTAQESAIRLAERLLRESGGLRQLVDISIEQLIGFKGIGTAKALQIKAGVELGRRLAKASMDDTVTIRSPQDAASLLMEDLRYLQKEHFVCLFLNTKNHVIGQETLSMGSLNASIVHPREVFRAAIKRSSAAIICAHNHPSGDPTPSSEDIQITKRLAEAGELIGIELLDHLIIGDQRFVSLKELGMM encoded by the coding sequence ATGGAATCGCTCAATGTTTCGTTGCGCGATGTCCCGAGTGAGGATCGACCTAGAGAACGTATGTTGCAGCATGGGGCTGAAGCATTAAGCAACGCGGAGCTGCTCGCTATATTGCTCCGAACAGGTACAGCACAGGAATCGGCCATACGACTTGCGGAGCGTCTGCTGCGTGAGAGCGGCGGCCTGCGGCAGCTGGTGGACATCAGCATCGAGCAGCTGATCGGGTTCAAGGGGATCGGCACCGCGAAGGCGCTGCAGATCAAGGCAGGCGTCGAGCTCGGACGCAGGCTGGCTAAGGCATCGATGGACGATACGGTGACGATTCGTTCGCCGCAGGATGCGGCCTCGCTGCTGATGGAGGATTTGCGCTACTTGCAGAAGGAGCACTTCGTCTGCTTGTTCTTGAATACGAAGAACCATGTCATCGGGCAGGAGACGCTGTCGATGGGCAGTCTGAACGCTTCCATCGTTCATCCGCGCGAAGTATTTCGAGCGGCGATCAAGCGCAGCAGCGCGGCAATCATCTGTGCGCATAACCATCCGAGCGGAGATCCGACGCCGAGCTCAGAGGATATTCAGATTACGAAGCGGCTCGCGGAGGCTGGCGAGCTGATCGGCATTGAGCTGCTGGATCATCTCATTATCGGTGATCAGCGCTTCGTCAGTTTGAAGGAGCTTGGAATGATGTAA
- a CDS encoding nucleoside triphosphate pyrophosphatase, whose protein sequence is MSISEQKVRIILASSSPRRQELLALIGLPFRVQSSDADESTEEGLDPHQIVEQLAERKARAVLEQGRASGTLESDAVIIGSDTIVVQDGHVLGKPKDEADALHMLRMLQGREHEVYTGIACILTTDGSARLAHERTVVRMKSADDERLRRYIATGEPMDKAGSYGIQGFGATLVERIEGDYFSVVGLPVSKLYDMLSDWGLTVF, encoded by the coding sequence ATGTCGATTTCGGAGCAAAAAGTTCGAATCATTCTCGCCTCCTCCTCGCCGCGGCGACAGGAGCTGCTCGCCCTAATCGGCTTGCCGTTCCGGGTACAGTCGAGCGACGCGGATGAGTCGACCGAGGAAGGATTAGACCCGCACCAGATCGTCGAGCAGCTCGCCGAGCGCAAGGCGCGGGCGGTGCTCGAGCAGGGCCGGGCAAGCGGCACACTGGAGTCGGACGCCGTCATTATTGGCTCCGACACGATTGTTGTGCAGGACGGCCACGTGCTGGGCAAGCCCAAGGATGAGGCAGACGCGCTGCACATGCTCCGCATGCTGCAGGGGCGGGAGCATGAGGTGTACACCGGCATCGCGTGTATTCTGACAACAGACGGCTCAGCACGGCTAGCTCATGAACGCACCGTCGTGCGAATGAAGTCGGCCGATGATGAGCGGCTGCGACGGTACATCGCCACAGGCGAGCCGATGGATAAGGCGGGCTCGTATGGCATTCAGGGCTTCGGCGCGACGCTCGTGGAGCGGATTGAAGGCGACTACTTCTCGGTCGTCGGGCTGCCGGTGTCGAAGCTGTATGACATGCTGAGTGATTGGGGCTTGACTGTCTTTTGA
- a CDS encoding DUF4321 domain-containing protein has product MKKNTITLVFMLLIGLVAGTLIGQLLASYSALSFLTKTVELTWQPKADLLVLKYDLDLLIRLNLISLAGLAAGFWLFRKL; this is encoded by the coding sequence TTGAAAAAAAATACGATCACCCTCGTCTTCATGCTGCTGATCGGTCTTGTCGCTGGAACGCTCATCGGTCAGCTGCTTGCGTCGTATTCGGCCTTATCCTTCCTAACGAAAACCGTTGAGCTCACGTGGCAGCCTAAGGCAGACCTGCTCGTGCTCAAGTACGACCTGGACCTGCTCATTCGCTTGAATCTGATCAGTCTTGCCGGGCTTGCTGCAGGCTTCTGGCTATTCCGCAAGCTCTAA
- a CDS encoding N-acetylmuramoyl-L-alanine amidase: MAARRLLASLLALSLWVMPGQAVAATVILDAGHGGKDPGAVSATKLQEKDVNLDITRRVADLLIKSGYSVAMTRDTDVYLSLSERVAYARNTDADIFVSIHANAHTSHSVRGALVLYYDHAYPQDKYPASSEMKLLTPESRELARLVQDGMVEQTGIPDRGLVPSSVYVVRMGNMPSILVETAFLSNSTDAALLASTTFRQQISQGIAQGIQAYLPLHVTFPDTRSHWARESILRLNELGIVTGSGDNKYEPDRAVTRAELATLLGRIFPLDKLAAEAAVAMKAPSSSACAPKGAAGSGASGSGDGATESRAATDGAVNSGSTPSGATDKCKEAQHISAPKNASDFKDVLSAHWAYAQLDLAVKSGLLSGYEDGTLRPDAVVSRAEAAVMLNRLVKPPTTELTFASFSDVPREHWAFDAVSALVSSGLVQGITDQTFALDRKLTRAEAAVLMDRHLHPSKP; encoded by the coding sequence ATGGCTGCACGTCGATTGCTCGCTTCTCTGCTCGCGCTTAGTCTGTGGGTCATGCCCGGACAAGCGGTCGCCGCAACGGTTATTCTCGACGCTGGTCATGGCGGCAAGGACCCGGGCGCTGTCTCGGCAACGAAGCTGCAGGAGAAGGACGTCAATCTGGACATTACTAGACGCGTCGCAGACCTGCTCATCAAGAGCGGCTACTCGGTTGCGATGACTAGAGATACCGATGTATATTTATCGCTCAGCGAGCGTGTCGCTTATGCGAGAAATACCGATGCCGATATATTCGTTTCGATCCATGCGAATGCGCACACAAGTCATTCCGTCCGAGGCGCATTGGTCCTATACTACGATCACGCATATCCCCAGGATAAATATCCGGCCAGCAGCGAGATGAAGCTGCTCACCCCGGAAAGTCGCGAGCTGGCGCGGCTTGTGCAAGACGGTATGGTCGAGCAGACCGGTATACCCGACCGCGGCCTCGTGCCAAGCTCGGTGTATGTGGTGCGCATGGGCAACATGCCGAGCATCCTAGTCGAGACGGCGTTCCTCTCGAACAGTACGGATGCGGCGCTGCTCGCTTCGACCACGTTCAGACAACAAATCTCGCAAGGTATTGCCCAAGGAATTCAAGCATACTTGCCGCTCCACGTGACGTTCCCGGATACGCGCAGCCACTGGGCTCGCGAGTCGATTCTGCGACTGAACGAGCTCGGCATCGTGACCGGCTCTGGCGACAACAAGTACGAGCCGGACCGCGCCGTCACCCGCGCCGAGCTCGCCACGCTGCTAGGCCGCATATTCCCGCTGGACAAGCTCGCGGCTGAGGCAGCAGTCGCGATGAAAGCGCCGTCAAGCAGCGCTTGCGCACCAAAAGGTGCAGCTGGCAGCGGTGCGTCGGGCAGTGGTGATGGCGCGACAGAAAGCAGGGCGGCGACTGACGGGGCAGTAAACAGCGGTAGCACGCCAAGCGGCGCGACGGACAAGTGCAAGGAAGCGCAGCACATATCGGCGCCGAAGAACGCGTCCGATTTCAAGGACGTGTTGTCGGCACACTGGGCATACGCACAGCTTGATCTGGCCGTCAAGAGCGGCCTTCTGAGCGGCTACGAGGATGGTACACTCCGACCGGATGCGGTCGTAAGCCGTGCAGAGGCAGCCGTTATGCTCAACCGTCTCGTGAAGCCGCCTACGACGGAGCTGACATTCGCTTCATTCAGCGATGTACCTAGGGAGCATTGGGCCTTCGATGCGGTCTCAGCGCTAGTGAGCAGCGGCCTTGTTCAAGGCATCACTGATCAGACGTTCGCTCTTGACCGTAAGCTAACGCGTGCGGAAGCAGCTGTCCTGATGGATCGGCATCTTCATCCGAGCAAGCCGTAA
- a CDS encoding bifunctional 4-hydroxy-2-oxoglutarate aldolase/2-dehydro-3-deoxy-phosphogluconate aldolase: protein MKREEGLRLVEQTKIIAIVRGVEKLHIRGLAEALLEGGIPVMEVTLNTPGALEMITELQAALGDRMYIGAGTVLDLDDARNALSAGASYLVTPNMDEDVIRFAAEQNVPIYPGAMTPTEIVKAWRAGATAVKVFPSASLGLPFLKELMGPLSSIPMIAVGGVTEDNIAEFVKLGCYGVGIGGSLVNLKEISAGNYDWVRDKASRLSARIKA, encoded by the coding sequence ATGAAACGGGAAGAAGGCTTAAGATTAGTTGAGCAAACGAAAATTATCGCGATCGTACGCGGTGTTGAGAAGCTGCACATTCGAGGCTTGGCCGAAGCGCTATTGGAGGGCGGCATTCCAGTCATGGAGGTGACCTTGAATACACCGGGCGCACTTGAGATGATTACCGAGCTGCAGGCTGCGCTTGGTGACCGGATGTATATCGGAGCAGGCACGGTGCTCGATCTGGACGATGCGCGCAATGCGCTATCCGCAGGGGCTTCGTATCTCGTCACGCCGAACATGGATGAAGATGTGATTCGCTTCGCGGCAGAGCAGAACGTCCCGATCTATCCGGGGGCGATGACACCGACAGAGATCGTGAAGGCTTGGAGGGCCGGAGCGACTGCGGTCAAGGTGTTCCCAAGTGCAAGCCTCGGGCTGCCATTCCTGAAGGAGCTGATGGGACCGCTGAGCAGCATTCCGATGATTGCGGTAGGCGGTGTAACCGAGGACAACATTGCCGAGTTCGTGAAGCTTGGCTGCTACGGCGTCGGCATCGGCGGCTCCCTCGTCAATCTGAAGGAGATCAGCGCCGGCAACTACGACTGGGTGCGGGACAAGGCATCGCGTCTGTCCGCTCGCATTAAGGCGTAG